A window of Fusarium verticillioides 7600 chromosome 10, whole genome shotgun sequence contains these coding sequences:
- a CDS encoding salicylate hydroxylase has protein sequence MAISSNTTKPFDIAIVGGGIAGLTLAIALHHRNVPVMLYERADNFHEIGAGVSFTPNAVAAMKMCHPGVHDAFLKVCTWNGWESKRKTWFDFLDGTTEDDNVAFSIKTPLGQNGVHRAQFLNELIHLLPSDKVQFNKHIDNAVEEPNGKVRMNFSDGTTAFADALIGCDGIGSRVRRILFGENHPCARPRYSHKYAYRGLIPMDKAIAAVGEERARNACMHMGQDGHVLTFQVNHGEKLNVVAFRTDPNEWSDPTRLTKTAHRQNALDDFKGYNSTVTNLLKLTEETLSVWAIFDLGDNPVPSFYKGRIAILGDAAHATSPHHGAGAGFCIEDSAVMAEILADERVQNLSDIEAAFAAYDESRRERGQWLVDSSRFVGNAYEWRAEGVGKDIPKIEQEINERIGVISNIDLAKSCEAARELLNKKRA, from the exons ATGGCTATCTCATCGAACACCACGAAACCATTCGACATAGCCATTGTCGGTGGTGGTATTGCCGGTCTGACTCTGGCTATCGCCCTTCACCACCGCAATGTTCCCGTTATGCTCTATGAGCGAGCCGACAACTTTCACGAGATCGGCGCAGGTGTCTCATTCACTCCCAATGCCGTGGCAGCGATGAAGATGTGCCATCCTGGTGTACACGACGCTTTTCTCAAAGTCTGCACCTGGAATGGCTGGGAGTCTAAGCGCAAGACCTGGTTTGACTTCCTAGACGGCACCACCGAGGATGACAACGTGGCTTTCAGCATCAAGACTCCTCTCGGTCAGAACGGTGTTCACAGAGCGCAGTTCCTCAACGAGCTTATTCACCTTTTACCTTCAGACAAGGTGCAATTCAACAAACACATTGACAACGCAGTGGAAGAgcccaatggcaaggttCGCATGAACTTTTCCGATGGCACAACGGCATTTGCCGATGCTCTGATTGGTTGTGATGGTATCGGATCTCGCGTCCGGAGGATCCTTTTTGGAGAGAATCACCCATGTGCAAGACCTCGGTACTCTCACAAGTATGCTTATCGTGGCCTCATTCCCATGGACAAAGCTATTGCAGCTGTCGGTGAGGAGAGGGCGCgaaatgcatgcatgcac ATGGGacaagatggccatgtcttGACCTTCCAAGTCAACCAcggcgagaagctcaacgtTGTCGCGTTCCGCACAGATCCAAATGAGTGGAGTGATCCTACAAGGCTGACCAAGACGGCGCACCGCCAGAATGCTTTAGATGACTTCAAAGGTTACAATAGCACTGTGACAAACCTTTTGAAGCTAACAGAAGAGACTCTTAGTGTA TGGGCCATCTTTGACCTTGGTGACAACCCCGTCCCATCATTCTATAAAGGCAGAATAGCTATCCTCGGCGACGCCGCCCATGCCACAAGTCCTCACCatggcgctggagctggttTCTGTATAGAAGATAGCGCAGTCATGGCTGAGATTCTCGCTGATGAGCGCGTACAAAATCTGTCAGATATCGAGGCTGCATTTGCTGCTTATGATGagtcgagaagagagaggggCCAATGGCTCGTCGATAGCAGCAGGTTTGTTGGAAATGCATATGAGTGGAGGGCAGAGGGTGTTGGAAAGGATATTCCCAAGATCGAGCAGGAGATCAACGAGCGAATTGGTGTCATTTCTAATATTGACCTTGCGAAATCATGCGAGGCGGCTAGGGAGTTGTTGAACAAGAAACGAGCTTAG